The following proteins are co-located in the Frankiales bacterium genome:
- a CDS encoding prepilin-type N-terminal cleavage/methylation domain-containing protein, with protein sequence MIARLSTQTDEREGGFTLIELLVVMIIIGILAAIAIPVFLNQRKNGWNAAAKTDLANFGLAVESSGVDHGGSFTAVLLTTPGNVLASGQTLYAAKLASGFEFSGTTDVTVVLGAAPSPTDFCIIANNSNVSDAWWTYSRKHGGLMPLPKATPVAAAAQCA encoded by the coding sequence ATGATCGCTCGCCTCAGCACACAGACCGACGAGAGGGAAGGGGGCTTCACGCTCATCGAGCTCCTCGTCGTCATGATCATCATCGGCATCCTCGCCGCCATCGCGATCCCGGTGTTCCTCAACCAGCGCAAGAACGGCTGGAACGCTGCCGCGAAGACCGACCTGGCCAACTTCGGCCTGGCCGTCGAGTCCTCCGGTGTCGACCACGGCGGCAGCTTCACGGCCGTCCTGCTCACCACGCCGGGCAACGTCCTGGCCTCCGGGCAGACCCTCTACGCCGCGAAGCTGGCGTCCGGCTTCGAGTTCAGCGGCACCACGGACGTGACCGTCGTCCTGGGCGCGGCACCGTCGCCCACGGACTTCTGCATCATCGCCAACAACTCCAACGTGAGCGACGCGTGGTGGACCTACAGCCGCAAGCACGGCGGCCTCATGCCACTGCCGAAGGCCACACCGGTGGCGGCCGCCGCCCAGTGCGCGTGA
- the pilM gene encoding type IV pilus assembly protein PilM, producing the protein MAGRTAIGLDIGTSSVRAAQVTVAKGSAVLDRFGQVGLPPGAVRDGEVADPDAVADALKVLWSRAKFTKKDVVLGISNQKVFVRLVQVPWMPESELRASLKFQVADLVPMPIDEAVLDFVPLEETTAESSRLIRGLLVAASEDMVLGSIRACQKAGLKVTTADLTPFAVLRSAGTNDPLGLSGPEAVVDVGARVTNIVVHEAGVPKFVRILLLGGDDITGVMVERLGIPTAEAERLKRDHAALSAPAAGEAKRVIDQALAEFVDEVRGSVDYYIATSGSRPLSRLVLSGGGSLADGLAQRLATAVRTQVEYGRAFQTLTVGKTGLAPEQVQFVEPLAAVPVGLAMGAV; encoded by the coding sequence GTGGCTGGTCGAACCGCGATCGGACTCGACATCGGCACGTCGAGCGTACGAGCGGCGCAGGTGACTGTGGCGAAGGGCTCTGCCGTCCTGGACCGGTTCGGTCAGGTAGGGCTCCCTCCCGGCGCCGTGCGTGACGGGGAGGTTGCCGACCCCGACGCCGTGGCCGACGCGCTCAAGGTGCTGTGGTCGCGCGCCAAGTTCACCAAGAAGGACGTCGTCCTCGGCATCTCCAACCAGAAGGTGTTCGTGCGCCTGGTGCAGGTGCCCTGGATGCCCGAGTCGGAGCTGCGCGCGTCCCTGAAGTTCCAGGTCGCCGACCTGGTGCCGATGCCGATCGACGAGGCGGTGCTCGACTTCGTCCCGCTCGAGGAGACGACGGCGGAGAGCTCGCGGCTGATCCGCGGTCTGCTGGTCGCCGCGAGCGAGGACATGGTCCTCGGCTCGATCCGGGCCTGCCAGAAGGCCGGGCTCAAGGTGACCACGGCCGACCTCACGCCCTTCGCGGTCCTGCGCTCCGCCGGCACCAACGACCCGCTGGGGCTCTCCGGCCCCGAGGCCGTGGTCGATGTCGGCGCCCGCGTGACCAACATCGTGGTCCACGAGGCCGGCGTGCCCAAGTTCGTGCGCATCCTGCTGCTCGGCGGCGACGACATCACCGGCGTCATGGTCGAGCGGCTCGGCATCCCCACCGCCGAGGCCGAGCGGCTCAAGCGCGACCACGCGGCGCTGTCCGCCCCGGCCGCCGGCGAGGCCAAGCGCGTCATCGACCAGGCCCTCGCCGAGTTCGTCGACGAGGTGCGCGGATCGGTCGACTACTACATCGCCACCAGCGGCAGCCGGCCGCTGTCGCGGCTCGTGCTCAGCGGCGGCGGCTCGCTCGCCGACGGGCTCGCCCAGCGGCTCGCGACCGCGGTGCGCACGCAGGTGGAGTACGGCCGGGCGTTCCAGACGCTGACGGTCGGCAAGACGGGCCTCGCGCCCGAGCAGGTGCAGTTCGTCGAGCCGCTGGCCGCCGTGCCCGTCGGCCTCGCGATGGGAGCGGTGTGA
- a CDS encoding prepilin peptidase, whose translation MAFLVVAAGVLGLLIGSFLNVVIHRVPRGESVVRPRSRCPRCGTELGARDNVPVVSWLVLRGRCRTCGEPISARYPLVELGTGLLFALTAWWAGWSWELPAYLYLAGIAVALAAIDLDVRRLPDAIVLPSYVVTFALLLLPAVVEGRWDDLLHAVLTGAGLFAFYFLLAFIYPAGMGFGDVKLAGVLGMYLGWVNWPLAVIATFFAFLIGSVVGVVVMVRSRSGRKTKVPFGPFMLLGTYLALLWGQDVIDWYTSLAGL comes from the coding sequence GTGGCCTTCCTCGTCGTCGCGGCGGGGGTGCTCGGCCTGCTCATCGGCTCGTTCCTCAACGTGGTGATCCACCGCGTGCCGAGGGGCGAGTCGGTGGTGCGGCCGCGCTCCCGCTGCCCCCGGTGCGGCACCGAGCTCGGTGCGCGCGACAACGTCCCCGTGGTCTCGTGGCTGGTGCTGCGCGGGCGCTGCCGCACCTGCGGCGAGCCGATCTCCGCGCGCTACCCGCTGGTCGAGCTCGGCACGGGCCTGCTGTTCGCCCTCACCGCCTGGTGGGCCGGCTGGTCGTGGGAGCTGCCGGCCTACCTCTACCTCGCCGGCATCGCCGTCGCCCTGGCCGCCATCGACCTCGACGTCCGACGCCTCCCCGACGCCATCGTGCTCCCGTCCTACGTCGTGACGTTCGCGCTGCTGCTTCTCCCTGCCGTCGTGGAGGGCAGGTGGGACGACCTGCTGCACGCGGTGCTCACCGGCGCGGGGCTGTTCGCCTTCTACTTCCTGCTGGCCTTCATCTACCCGGCCGGCATGGGGTTCGGCGACGTGAAGCTCGCCGGCGTGCTCGGCATGTACCTCGGATGGGTCAACTGGCCGCTGGCCGTCATCGCGACGTTCTTCGCGTTCCTCATCGGCTCGGTCGTGGGGGTGGTGGTCATGGTCCGCAGCCGCAGCGGGCGCAAGACCAAGGTGCCCTTCGGCCCGTTCATGCTGCTCGGGACCTACCTGGCGCTGCTGTGGGGCCAGGACGTCATCGACTGGTACACCTCGCTCGCCGGTCTGTGA
- a CDS encoding type II secretion system F family protein — MAATATYEYAVRDRSGSIVTGKIDADSPAAVASKLKSMGYAPVKISVVKNSGLQMELKLPKLGAKVSLKELAVFSRQFSTMINSGLSMLRALSILEEQQPNKTFAEILTEIRLEVESGSALSISMGHHPEVFPPLMVNMIRAGEVGGFLDKVLSQIADNYEAEVRLRGKVKSAMTYPVVVLIMAILMSIGMLLFIVPTFAGLFTSLGGELPAPTQMLVNLSNFLKVAIIPLVIVAIVGSVVWRRVKHTERVREVVDPIKLKVPIFGQLFRKIALARFCRNLGTMLASGVPILQSLDIVADTSGNVVVAHAVRDIQESVRSGESLTEPLSKHDIFPAMVVQMLAVGEDTGALDTMLHKISDFYDAEVESTTEQLTALIEPLMIAVLGGLVGSMIIALYMPIFKIFDLIK; from the coding sequence ATGGCAGCAACCGCCACCTACGAGTACGCCGTCCGGGACCGCTCGGGCTCCATCGTCACGGGCAAGATCGACGCCGACTCGCCGGCGGCCGTGGCCTCCAAGCTCAAGAGCATGGGCTACGCCCCGGTCAAGATCTCCGTGGTCAAGAACAGCGGCCTCCAGATGGAGCTCAAGCTCCCCAAGCTGGGCGCCAAGGTGTCGCTCAAGGAGCTCGCGGTCTTCTCGCGGCAGTTCTCGACGATGATCAACTCCGGTCTGTCGATGCTGCGCGCCCTGTCGATCCTCGAGGAGCAGCAGCCCAACAAGACCTTCGCCGAGATCCTCACCGAGATCCGCCTCGAAGTGGAGTCCGGCTCGGCGCTGTCGATCTCGATGGGCCACCACCCCGAGGTCTTCCCGCCCCTCATGGTGAACATGATCCGGGCCGGCGAGGTGGGCGGCTTCCTCGACAAGGTGCTCAGCCAGATCGCCGACAACTACGAGGCCGAGGTCCGCCTGCGCGGCAAGGTGAAGTCCGCGATGACCTACCCGGTCGTCGTCCTCATCATGGCGATCCTCATGTCGATCGGCATGCTGCTGTTCATCGTGCCGACCTTCGCGGGCCTGTTCACCTCGCTCGGCGGCGAGCTGCCGGCGCCCACGCAGATGCTGGTGAACCTCTCCAACTTCCTCAAGGTCGCGATCATCCCGCTGGTCATCGTCGCGATCGTCGGCTCGGTCGTCTGGCGGCGGGTCAAGCACACCGAGCGCGTGCGCGAGGTGGTCGACCCGATCAAGCTCAAGGTGCCGATCTTCGGCCAGCTGTTCCGCAAGATCGCGCTGGCGCGGTTCTGCCGCAACCTCGGCACCATGCTCGCTTCGGGCGTGCCGATCCTCCAGAGCCTCGACATCGTGGCCGACACCTCGGGCAACGTGGTGGTCGCGCACGCGGTGCGCGACATCCAGGAGAGCGTCCGCAGCGGTGAGAGCCTCACCGAGCCGCTGAGCAAGCACGACATCTTCCCGGCCATGGTGGTGCAGATGCTGGCGGTCGGCGAGGACACCGGCGCGCTGGACACGATGCTGCACAAGATCAGCGACTTCTACGACGCCGAGGTGGAGTCGACGACGGAGCAGCTGACGGCGCTCATCGAACCGCTGATGATCGCCGTGCTCGGCGGCCTGGTCGGGTCGATGATCATCGCCCTCTACATGCCGATCTTCAAGATCTTCGACCTCATCAAGTAG
- a CDS encoding type II secretion system protein GspE, whose translation MKQLGDILLEGGLVTRDQLEVAMSEQNRLGRSLGRVLVDQGVLTEAQLVASLAAQIGMRFVDLSDLQVDGSALARVPGHVARRHTAIPIGYEDGKLVVAMADPANVFAIDDIRTVAGAAAGAHIDVKPVVATRNDVVAAIDRYYRAGDELDDLTTELDMGEEEEDLSKVKEITEDAPIVRYVNLLITQAIQDRASDIHLEPTEQDLRVRYRIDGVLHEVMRSPRAIQSGVISRLKIMSDINIAERRIPQDGRLSVNANGKKVDLRVATLPTVWGEKVVMRILDNSTARMDLEDLGFSPHNFGVYEQSYIKPYGMILVTGPTGSGKSTTLYATLNVVNKPEVNIITVEDPVEYRLPGVNQVQVNNKAGLNFAAALRSILRSDPDIVLIGEIRDHETAQIAIEASLTGHLVLSTLHTNDAPSAITRLTEMGIEPFLVGSAVDCVLAQRLARRLCSKCKEPYEPTEEQLEKIGFNPRPGDPAPTFYRPVGCSTCAKTGYKGRLALHEVMAMDDDIERLTVERASATAIGAVAIDHGMRVLREDGLLKASQGITSLDEVFRVVA comes from the coding sequence GTGAAGCAGCTGGGCGACATCCTCCTCGAGGGCGGTCTGGTCACGCGCGACCAGCTCGAGGTGGCGATGTCCGAGCAGAACCGCCTGGGCCGCAGCCTGGGCCGGGTGCTCGTGGACCAGGGCGTCCTCACCGAGGCCCAGCTGGTCGCCTCGCTCGCGGCCCAGATCGGCATGCGCTTCGTCGACCTCAGCGACCTCCAGGTGGACGGGTCCGCGCTGGCCCGCGTGCCCGGGCACGTGGCGCGTCGGCACACGGCGATCCCGATCGGGTACGAGGACGGCAAGCTCGTCGTGGCCATGGCCGACCCGGCCAACGTGTTCGCCATCGACGACATCCGCACGGTGGCGGGCGCCGCCGCCGGCGCGCACATCGACGTCAAGCCGGTCGTGGCCACGCGCAACGACGTCGTCGCCGCGATCGACCGCTACTACCGGGCCGGCGACGAGCTCGACGACCTCACCACCGAGCTCGACATGGGCGAGGAGGAGGAGGACCTCTCCAAGGTCAAGGAGATCACCGAGGACGCACCGATCGTCCGGTACGTGAACCTGCTCATCACGCAGGCCATCCAGGACCGCGCCTCGGACATCCACCTCGAGCCCACCGAGCAGGACCTCCGGGTGCGCTACCGCATCGACGGCGTGCTCCACGAGGTCATGCGCTCGCCCCGGGCGATCCAGTCCGGCGTCATCAGCCGGCTGAAGATCATGTCCGACATCAACATCGCCGAGCGCCGCATCCCGCAGGACGGCCGGCTCTCGGTGAACGCCAACGGCAAGAAGGTCGACCTGCGCGTGGCGACCCTCCCCACGGTGTGGGGCGAGAAGGTCGTCATGCGCATCCTGGACAACTCCACCGCGCGCATGGACCTCGAGGACCTCGGCTTCAGCCCGCACAACTTCGGCGTCTACGAGCAGTCGTACATCAAGCCGTACGGGATGATCCTGGTGACCGGGCCGACCGGCTCCGGCAAGTCCACGACGCTCTACGCCACGCTCAACGTGGTGAACAAGCCCGAGGTCAACATCATCACGGTGGAGGACCCGGTCGAGTACCGGTTGCCCGGCGTCAACCAGGTGCAGGTGAACAACAAGGCGGGGCTCAACTTCGCCGCGGCCCTGCGCTCGATCCTGCGGTCGGACCCCGACATCGTGCTCATCGGCGAGATCCGCGACCACGAGACCGCCCAGATCGCCATCGAGGCCTCGCTCACCGGTCACCTGGTGCTCTCGACCCTGCACACCAACGACGCCCCCAGCGCCATCACCCGGCTCACCGAGATGGGCATCGAGCCGTTCCTCGTGGGGTCGGCCGTCGACTGCGTGCTCGCCCAGCGGCTCGCACGGCGGCTGTGCTCCAAGTGCAAGGAGCCGTACGAGCCCACCGAGGAGCAGCTCGAGAAGATCGGGTTCAACCCCCGTCCGGGCGACCCGGCGCCCACCTTCTACCGGCCGGTCGGGTGCTCCACGTGCGCCAAGACCGGCTACAAGGGCCGGCTGGCCCTGCACGAGGTCATGGCCATGGACGACGACATCGAGCGGCTGACGGTCGAGCGGGCCTCGGCCACCGCGATCGGGGCGGTCGCCATCGACCACGGCATGCGCGTGCTGCGCGAGGACGGCCTGCTCAAGGCCAGCCAGGGCATCACGTCCCTGGACGAGGTCTTCCGCGTCGTCGCGTGA
- a CDS encoding shikimate kinase, with protein MAPRVVLVGVPGSGKTTVGTLLAERLGVAFRDTDQDVERAAGTSVPDIFVEHGEAHFRDLERSAVARALDEHDGVLALGGGAVLDAGTRALLADQPTVWLQVGAAAGAHRVGLDVPRPVLLGNVRGRLATLVGERAPLYAEVARLVVDTEDRTPDEVADLVLAGLGLDRADG; from the coding sequence GTGGCTCCTCGCGTGGTGCTCGTCGGCGTCCCCGGCTCGGGCAAGACGACGGTGGGCACGCTGCTGGCCGAGCGCCTCGGCGTCGCCTTCCGCGACACGGACCAGGACGTCGAGCGCGCGGCGGGGACCAGCGTGCCGGACATCTTCGTGGAGCATGGCGAGGCGCACTTCCGCGACCTCGAGCGCAGCGCCGTGGCGCGCGCGCTCGACGAGCACGACGGCGTGCTCGCCCTCGGCGGCGGCGCGGTGCTCGACGCCGGCACCCGCGCGCTGCTCGCGGACCAGCCCACCGTGTGGCTCCAGGTGGGCGCGGCGGCGGGGGCGCACCGCGTGGGCCTGGACGTGCCGAGGCCGGTGCTGCTCGGCAACGTGCGCGGCCGGCTCGCGACGCTCGTGGGCGAGCGGGCACCGCTCTACGCCGAGGTGGCCCGGCTCGTGGTCGACACCGAGGACCGCACCCCCGACGAGGTGGCCGACCTCGTCCTCGCCGGACTCGGGCTGGACCGGGCCGATGGCTGA
- a CDS encoding PilT/PilU family type 4a pilus ATPase produces MPVDLPAPATAPVAAPAPAPAYPASAYPAPVAPAEPAPAEPAPAAVPHDSRPQASSVSVGHEALIGRQSTEQQVRDDDFSLADALNQMLDRGASDLHLTSAAKPTVRVSGSLVPLEDFEVLTPPVLQRVIYAILTQAQRLKFEEQLELDFAYSLPGRARFRVNIYRQRDALGAAFRIIPFEIKSLESLGIPPAVANFANLPRGFVLVTGPTGSGKSTTLASVIDLANRTRRDHIMTVEDPIEFLHRHKSCLVNQREVGEDTWSFSNALKHVLRQDPDIILVGEMRDLETISVALTAAETGHLVFATLHTQDAAQTIDRIIDVFPPHQQTQVRAQLAMALQGVVCQTLAKSADGHGRVVATEVLVVTPAVRNLIREGKTHQIYSVMQAGAAHGMHTLDQHLAELVRTRRITYEVGLEKCHHIEDFNRLCGRA; encoded by the coding sequence GTGCCGGTCGACCTCCCGGCCCCGGCCACCGCCCCGGTGGCGGCCCCCGCGCCCGCGCCGGCGTACCCGGCGTCGGCCTACCCGGCCCCGGTGGCGCCGGCCGAGCCGGCCCCGGCCGAGCCCGCGCCCGCCGCGGTGCCGCACGACTCGCGCCCGCAGGCGTCGTCGGTGTCCGTCGGGCACGAGGCGCTGATCGGGCGGCAGAGCACCGAGCAGCAGGTGCGCGACGACGACTTCAGCCTCGCCGACGCGCTCAACCAGATGCTCGACCGCGGCGCCTCCGACCTGCACCTGACGTCCGCCGCCAAGCCCACGGTCCGGGTGAGCGGCTCGCTGGTGCCGCTCGAGGACTTCGAGGTGCTGACCCCGCCCGTGCTCCAGCGGGTCATCTACGCGATCCTCACCCAGGCGCAGCGGCTGAAGTTCGAGGAGCAGCTCGAGCTCGACTTCGCGTACTCGCTGCCCGGGCGGGCGCGCTTCCGCGTCAACATCTACCGGCAGCGCGACGCGCTCGGCGCCGCGTTCCGCATCATCCCGTTCGAGATCAAGTCCCTGGAGAGCCTCGGCATCCCGCCGGCGGTGGCGAACTTCGCGAACCTGCCCCGCGGCTTCGTGCTGGTCACCGGGCCGACCGGCTCGGGCAAGTCCACCACGCTGGCCTCGGTGATCGACCTCGCGAACCGCACCCGGCGCGACCACATCATGACCGTCGAGGACCCGATCGAGTTCCTCCACCGGCACAAGAGCTGCCTGGTCAACCAGCGCGAGGTGGGGGAGGACACCTGGTCGTTCTCCAACGCGCTCAAGCACGTGCTGCGCCAGGACCCCGACATCATCCTCGTCGGCGAGATGCGCGACCTCGAGACCATCTCGGTGGCCCTCACCGCGGCCGAGACCGGCCACCTCGTCTTCGCCACCCTGCACACGCAGGACGCCGCCCAGACGATCGACCGCATCATCGACGTGTTTCCGCCGCACCAGCAGACGCAGGTGCGGGCGCAGCTCGCGATGGCGCTGCAGGGCGTCGTGTGCCAGACGCTGGCCAAGTCGGCCGACGGGCACGGCCGCGTGGTCGCCACCGAGGTGCTCGTCGTCACGCCTGCGGTGCGCAACCTGATCCGCGAGGGCAAGACGCACCAGATCTACTCCGTCATGCAGGCAGGAGCCGCGCACGGCATGCACACCCTCGACCAGCACCTGGCCGAGCTCGTCCGCACCCGCCGGATCACCTACGAGGTCGGTCTGGAGAAGTGCCACCACATCGAGGACTTCAACCGGCTCTGCGGCCGGGCCTGA
- the aroC gene encoding chorismate synthase → MLRWLTAGESHGPALVAILEGLPAGVEVTTADLERDLARRRLGIGRGARMKFERDEVRLLGGVRHGRTMGGPVAVEVGNTEWPKWETVMSADPVDPAELEGVARNAPLTRPRPGHADLVGMQKYGFDDARPVLERASARETAARVALGAVAKAFLAQTVGAHVLSHVVELGAASAPPGSVPGPDDLDRIDADPARCLDPGASAAMQAEVESAHKDGDTLGGVVEVVVHGLPPGLGSHVHWDRRLDARLAAALMGIQAIKGVEVGDGFDLARTRGSLAQDEIVPGESGVRRLSGRSGGTEGGMTTGEVLRVRAAMKPISTIPRALRTVDVATGEPAQAINQRSDVCAVPAAGVVAEAMVALVLADAVLEKFGGDSVAETARNAAAYRAALVVS, encoded by the coding sequence ATGCTGCGCTGGCTGACCGCGGGGGAGTCGCACGGCCCTGCCCTCGTCGCGATCCTCGAGGGGCTCCCGGCCGGTGTCGAGGTCACCACGGCGGACCTCGAGCGCGACCTCGCCCGCCGCCGGCTCGGGATCGGTCGCGGTGCGCGGATGAAGTTCGAGCGCGACGAGGTGCGGCTGCTCGGCGGTGTGCGGCACGGTCGCACGATGGGCGGTCCGGTCGCGGTCGAGGTGGGCAACACGGAGTGGCCCAAGTGGGAGACCGTGATGTCGGCGGACCCGGTGGATCCGGCCGAGCTCGAGGGCGTGGCGCGCAACGCGCCGCTCACCCGGCCCCGCCCCGGCCACGCCGACCTCGTGGGCATGCAGAAGTACGGCTTCGACGACGCCCGTCCGGTGCTCGAGCGTGCGAGCGCGCGGGAGACCGCCGCCCGCGTGGCGCTCGGCGCCGTGGCCAAGGCCTTCCTCGCGCAGACCGTCGGCGCGCACGTGCTCTCGCACGTCGTCGAGCTCGGCGCGGCGTCGGCCCCGCCCGGCTCGGTGCCCGGGCCCGACGACCTCGACCGGATCGACGCCGACCCGGCGCGCTGCCTGGACCCCGGCGCGAGCGCGGCCATGCAGGCGGAGGTGGAGTCCGCGCACAAGGACGGCGACACCCTCGGGGGAGTCGTGGAGGTCGTCGTCCACGGGCTCCCGCCGGGCCTCGGCAGCCACGTGCACTGGGACCGGCGGCTCGACGCGCGCCTCGCCGCCGCGCTCATGGGCATCCAGGCCATCAAGGGCGTGGAGGTCGGCGACGGCTTCGACCTCGCCCGCACCCGGGGCTCGCTGGCGCAGGACGAGATCGTGCCGGGGGAGTCCGGCGTGCGTCGGCTGTCCGGACGCAGCGGCGGCACCGAGGGCGGCATGACGACGGGCGAGGTGCTGCGCGTGCGCGCCGCCATGAAGCCGATCTCGACGATCCCGCGCGCGCTGCGGACCGTCGACGTCGCGACCGGTGAGCCGGCCCAGGCGATCAACCAGCGCTCCGACGTGTGCGCCGTGCCGGCCGCCGGCGTGGTGGCCGAGGCGATGGTGGCCCTCGTGCTCGCCGACGCCGTGCTCGAGAAGTTCGGCGGCGACTCGGTCGCCGAGACCGCCCGCAACGCGGCTGCCTACCGGGCCGCACTCGTGGTGTCGTAG
- a CDS encoding prepilin-type N-terminal cleavage/methylation domain-containing protein: MLSRVRTAIEKKDEGFTLIELLVVMIIIGILAAIAIPTFLNQRKNGWNSAAKTDVSNFGLAVESSAVDQGGDFTKVLLGAQGDKLSASGVLDGTKVIAGFEFTGSQNVDVYQGAAAGSNTFCLIANNTNVSDAWWVYSKAKGGLQPTSYADLATAEGKC, from the coding sequence ATGCTCTCTCGCGTCCGCACGGCGATCGAGAAGAAGGACGAGGGCTTCACCCTCATCGAGCTCCTCGTCGTCATGATCATCATCGGCATCCTCGCCGCGATCGCGATCCCGACGTTCCTCAACCAGCGCAAGAACGGCTGGAACTCGGCCGCCAAGACCGACGTGTCGAACTTCGGCCTCGCGGTCGAGTCCTCGGCCGTCGACCAGGGCGGCGACTTCACCAAGGTCCTGCTCGGCGCCCAGGGCGACAAGCTCTCGGCCAGCGGCGTGCTCGACGGCACCAAGGTGATCGCCGGCTTCGAGTTCACCGGCTCGCAGAACGTCGACGTCTACCAGGGCGCCGCCGCGGGCAGCAACACCTTCTGCCTGATCGCGAACAACACCAACGTCTCCGACGCCTGGTGGGTCTACAGCAAGGCCAAGGGCGGCCTCCAGCCGACTTCGTACGCCGACCTCGCGACCGCCGAGGGCAAGTGCTGA
- a CDS encoding GTP-binding protein, producing MAARKSRRQGGQAVKIVVTGPFAAGKTTLIRTISEITVLSTERGITDETRSRKAETTVAMDFGRITIDRDLVLYLFGTPGQERFDFMWEILGEGMLGYVLLLDADRPETHPEALTILEAFRRMARVPFVVALNRADGLDTRTENELRDALLLDDAVPVVPCDATDKESVKTVLLALLYSVLDEIEQTAAHA from the coding sequence ATGGCCGCACGCAAGTCCCGGCGTCAGGGCGGCCAGGCCGTCAAGATCGTCGTCACCGGCCCCTTCGCGGCCGGCAAGACGACGCTCATCCGGACGATCTCGGAGATCACCGTGCTCTCGACGGAGCGCGGCATCACCGACGAGACGCGCAGCCGCAAGGCCGAGACCACGGTCGCGATGGACTTCGGCCGCATCACGATCGACCGCGACCTCGTGCTCTACCTGTTCGGCACGCCCGGCCAGGAGCGGTTCGACTTCATGTGGGAGATCCTCGGCGAGGGGATGCTCGGCTACGTCCTGCTCCTCGACGCCGACCGCCCGGAGACCCACCCCGAGGCGCTGACGATCCTCGAGGCGTTCCGGCGCATGGCCCGGGTGCCGTTCGTGGTCGCGCTCAACCGCGCCGACGGGCTCGACACGAGGACGGAGAACGAGCTGCGCGACGCGCTGCTGCTCGACGACGCCGTGCCGGTCGTCCCCTGCGACGCCACCGACAAGGAGTCGGTCAAGACCGTGCTGCTGGCGCTGCTCTACTCGGTCCTCGACGAGATCGAGCAGACCGCGGCGCACGCGTAG
- a CDS encoding prepilin-type N-terminal cleavage/methylation domain-containing protein, whose translation MLARIRTTRDEGEQGFTLIELLVVMIIIGILAAIAIPTFLNQRKNGWNSAAKTDVSNFGLAVESSAVDQGGDFTAVLLGAQGDKLAANGVLDGTKVIAGFEFTGSQNVDVYLGAAPAGSDFCLVGNNTNVSDAWWVYSKGKGGLQPTSYADLATAESKC comes from the coding sequence ATGCTCGCTCGTATCCGCACCACCCGCGACGAGGGGGAGCAGGGCTTCACCCTGATCGAGCTCCTCGTCGTGATGATCATCATCGGCATCCTCGCCGCGATCGCGATCCCGACGTTCCTCAACCAGCGCAAGAACGGCTGGAACTCGGCGGCCAAGACCGACGTGTCGAACTTCGGCCTCGCGGTCGAGTCCTCCGCCGTCGACCAGGGCGGCGACTTCACCGCGGTCCTGCTCGGCGCCCAGGGCGACAAGCTCGCGGCCAACGGCGTGCTCGACGGCACCAAGGTGATCGCCGGCTTCGAGTTCACCGGCTCGCAGAACGTCGACGTCTACCTCGGCGCCGCCCCGGCCGGCTCGGACTTCTGCCTGGTCGGGAACAACACCAACGTCTCCGACGCGTGGTGGGTCTACAGCAAGGGCAAGGGCGGCCTGCAGCCGACCTCGTACGCCGACCTGGCGACCGCCGAGAGCAAGTGCTGA